One window of Siniperca chuatsi isolate FFG_IHB_CAS linkage group LG15, ASM2008510v1, whole genome shotgun sequence genomic DNA carries:
- the manea gene encoding glycoprotein endo-alpha-1,2-mannosidase: MARFRRKFCITLIALVLLVLIITVVLKALTPEDSAGVELFPDRKNEIQKENNNKPDQTKINDSAQSDKDAELEATLRKFPPPNYYLHAFYYAWYGNPKFDGKYIHWDHPQLPHWDFKVAQGYPQGRHSPPDDIGSNFYPSLGAYSSRDPSIIEAHMQQLRTAAIGVIAVSWYPPNTKDDNGEPTDDFVPLLLEVAHKYHIKVVFHIEPYKGRDEVNMFTNVKYIIEKYGEHPAFFKYRTNTGKLLPLFYVYDSYLMNSEQWAKLLKHTESNSIRDTPYDAIFIALLVEEKHKRDILTAGFDGVYTYFATNGFSYGSTQRNWDSIKAFCEDNNLIFIPSVGPGYIDTSIRPWNFQNTRNRINGKYYETSLSAALQARPDFISVTSFNEWHEGTQIEMAVPKTSQTVYLDYLPNKPAIYLEITRKWAAIFGGERRKWQE, encoded by the exons ATGGCAAGGTTTAGGCGCAAGTTTTGCATCACATTAATTGCTTTGGTGTTGCTTGTGCTCATAATAACAGTGGTCTTGAAGGCACTTACACCAGAGGACTCTGCTGGTGTGGAGCTGTTCCCAGACAGAAAGAACGAGAtccagaaagaaaacaacaacaaacctgATCAGACCAAAATTAATGACTCTGCTCAGTCAGACAAAGATGCAGAACTGGAGGCCACACTGAGAAAGTTCCCTCCCCCAAACTACTATCTCCATGCCTTCTACTATGCATGGTATGGGAACCCCAAGTTTGATGGCAAATACATCCACTGGGACCACCCGCAGCTGCCACACTGGGACTTTAAGGTGGCTCAGGGATATCCACAAGGCAGACACAGCCCACCTGATGACATCGGGTCCAACTTCTACCCCTCTTTAGGGGCTTATAGTTCCAGGGATCCCTCCATTATAGAGGCTCATATGCAGCAGCTGCGTACAGCAGCCATTG GTGTCATCGCTGTTTCCTGGTATCCTCCTAATACGAAGGATGATAATGGTGAGCCAACAGATGACTTTGTGCCTTTGCTGCTGGAAGTGGCACATAAATACCATATTAAG GTAGTGTTTCACATTGAACCATACAAAGGAAGAGATGAAGTCAACATGTTCACTAATGTCAAATACATCATTGAGAA ATATGGAGAGCACCCTGCTTTCTTCAAGTACCGGACAAACACTGGCAAGCTTCTTCCACTCTTCTATGTGTATGACTCATATCTGATGAACTCAGAGCAGTGGGCCAAACtgctaaaacacacagagagtaaCAGTATCAGGGATACCCCATATGACGCCATTTTCATCGCCCTGCTGGTTGAGGAGAAACATAAGAGGGATATCCTGACTGCCGGGTTTGATGGTGTCTACACCTACTTTGCTACTAATGGTTTTTCCTATGGGTCAACTCAGCGGAATTGGGACTCTATTAAAGCTTTCTGCGAAGATAACAACCTGATATTCATCCCAAGTGTGGGCCCTGGGTATATTGACACAAGCATTCGACCCTGGAACTTCCAAAACACTCGAAATCGCATCAACGGCAAATACTACGAAACCTCGTTGAGTGCTGCATTACAGGCCAGGCCTGATTTTATCTCTGTAACATCTTTTAATGAATGGCACGAGGGGACTCAGATTGAAATGGCAGTTCCCAAAACAAGCCAGACTGTGTATCTGGACTACCTGCCCAATAAGCCTGCAATCTACCTGGAGATAACTCGCAAATGGGCTGCGATATTTGGTGGTGAGAGACGGAAATGGCAGGAATGA